From the genome of Muricauda sp. SCSIO 64092, one region includes:
- a CDS encoding four helix bundle protein produces the protein MAVKRFEDLIVWQKAQDFAVLIYSNFPMVKDYAFKDQITRASLSISNNIAEGFDRKTNLDFTRFLYIAVSSNSEVRSMLCLSERLGYLTTELMGEFLDKSTEIARMIFGLIQSMKETNS, from the coding sequence ATGGCTGTAAAAAGGTTTGAAGACTTGATCGTTTGGCAAAAAGCCCAGGATTTCGCAGTTCTTATATACTCGAATTTCCCCATGGTAAAAGATTATGCCTTTAAAGATCAAATAACCAGAGCTTCTTTATCTATTTCCAATAATATTGCAGAAGGATTTGACAGGAAGACCAATCTTGATTTTACAAGATTTTTATATATAGCGGTTAGTTCCAACAGTGAAGTAAGGTCTATGTTGTGCCTATCAGAAAGACTAGGTTATTTAACTACTGAATTAATGGGAGAATTTCTGGACAAGTCAACTGAAATTGCAAGAATGATTTTTGGACTTATACAATCCATGAAAGAAACCAATTCCTAA